In the genome of Haliaeetus albicilla unplaced genomic scaffold, bHalAlb1.1 scaffold_188, whole genome shotgun sequence, the window cggccccccccccagccctgtgggTGGATTTTGGGGTCCTTTAGCCCCACCGGGGGGGAttcggggacccccccccagcccttgcGGGGTGACCCAGGGCCCAGTTTTGAGGGGATTTAGGGCTCCCCTGGCTTGAGGTCAGGGTGATTtggggctgcccccccagcGCCTTCTGGGGTGActccagcccccccagcccacttTTGGGCCCGTGACCCCCCCCAGCTGCATTTCGGGGctccgttcccccccccccagccccattttgGGGCATCTCTGGCTACCCCTTCCTTGTTTCACCTTCCCTCagccccattttggggtgctCTCCCCCCGGCCACGTTTTGGGGCACAACCCCCCCCCGTTTTGGGCTGCGACACCACCCTAGACCCTATTTTGGGACACAAGTTCCCCCTTCAAACCACGTTTTGGGGATCCACCCCCCCTAGACCACTTTCTGGGGTGCAATACCCCCCGACCCCATTTTGGGGCACAGCCCCCCTCAAACCCCATTttagggcgcagccccccccagggccaCATTTTGGGGTGCAATCCCCCTCTCAAACCACATTTTGGAGCACAAGTTCCCCCCCGGGGCCACATTTTGGGGTGCAGTCCCCCCCTGGGCtacaaacaccccccccaactACGTTTTGGGGTGCACTCCCCCCCTAGGCCCCATTTTGGGGCTCGATCCTCCCCATAGCCCATTTTGGGGCACACTTCCCCCCCTTCACCGTCCCTCTCCCCATTTTGGGGCGCACCCCCCTCCCTTCACCGTCCCtctccccattttggggtgcatccccctcccttcccccccccattttggggcgcaccctcctccctccaccccctcccccctccccatctgggggctcccccccgccccgggcggcTCATTCCGGGGTCCCCACCCCCCCACGTCAGCTCCCCCTTTTGGGGGcgcccccgctgccccccccccccagtttgggGGTGCCCGGCGGATGGCGGGGGGCCGCTGAGGGGCCGatggggggccgggggggccccggggcgctggggctggcGCTGCTGGCGCTGGGGGTGCTGGCGGCCCCCGGGCGCCCGGCCAGGGtctcctccagcctctccaCCACCCACCACGTCCACCACTTCCACAGCCGCCACGGCACCGTCCCCATCGCCATCAACCGCACGCCCTTCCTCACCCGCGGCGCCCACGGtgagcctcctcctcctcctcctcctcctcctcctcctccttgctgccTCGGGGACCTGGGCtggccttcctcctcctcctggggacccccagactggccttcctcctcctcctcctggggacccccagactggccttcctcctcctcctcctcctcctcctcctggggacccccagactggccttcctcctcctcctcctgggggACCCCCAGACtggccttcctcctcctcctcctcctcctcctggggacccccagactggccttcctcctcctcctcctccttgctgccTTGAGGACCTGGGCCagccttcttcctcctcctggggaCCCCTAGACtggccttcctcctcctcctcctcctccgggaCCCCCAGACtggccttcctcctcctcttcctggggacccccagactggcctttctcctctttctcctgctgccctggggaCCTGGgccagccttcctcctcctcctggggacccccagactggccttcctccctcctcctcactgaCTTGGGGACCTGGgccagccttcctcctcctcctcctccttgctgccTTGGGGACCTGGGCcggccttcctcctcctcctcctggggaCCCCTAGAACgagtcttcctcctcctcctcccaggcaCCCCCAGACcggccttcctcctcctcatcctgcTGCTCgtggggacccccaaaatcccatcctgctcctcttcctcccctcctgctctcAGAGACCCCTAaaccctctttctcctccttagGACCCCCAGACtggccttcctcctcctcctcctcctcctcctcctcactgcaTCGGGGACCTGGgccagccttcctcctcct includes:
- the LOC138684184 gene encoding uncharacterized protein, translated to MGGRGGPGALGLALLALGVLAAPGRPARVSSSLSTTHHVHHFHSRHGTVPIAINRTPFLTRGAHGEPPPPPPPPPPPPCCLGDLGWPSSSSWGPPDWPSSSSSWGPPDWPSSSSSSSSSWGPPDWPSSSSSWGTPRLAFLLLLLLLLGTPRLAFLLLLLLAALRTWASLLPPPGDP